GCCAATCGCTGGCTCTCATGTTCGGCGTATTGCTGCTGGTGTTCATGATGCTGCGCGTGACGGGGGACCCGGCGGCACTGATGCTGCCGCGCGAGGCCAGCGCCGCGGAAATTGAAGCATTTCGGGAACGAATGGGGTTTAACCGCCCGATCATTGTCCAGTTTGTTGATTTTCTCAGCAAGGCAGTGGTCGGGGATTTCGGCGAGTCCCTGCATTTCAGGACGCCGGCGATGACGCTCGTGACCCAGCGACTGCCGGCCACCGTTGAACTGGCTGCGACGGGACTGCTCTTCGCGGTGCTGATTGGCGTGCCGATCGGCATGATAGGAGGGTTGAAACCGGGGAGTGCGGTAGACTCTCTGGCTCGCTTGCTGGCTTTGCTGGGGCAAAGCATCCCGAACTTCTGGCTGGCAATGCTGATGATCCTCTTCTTCGGCGTTCGCCTGCGCTGGTTCCCGACCTTTGGGCGAGGTGCGTGGAACTCGGTGATTATGCCGGCGTTTGTGCTCGGCCTTCCCGTGATGGGACAGATCGTTCGTCTCACCCGGTCTACCGTGCTGGAAATCCGCAGTGAGGACTTCGTCCGGACCGCGTACAGCAAGGGCCTGGAACCCCCTGTCATTTACCTGAAGCACATCCTGCGCAATGCCTCCATTCCCATCATCAGTGTGATCGGCGTGCAGTTCGGATATATGCTGGGCGGCTCGATTTATATCGAG
This window of the Anaerolineae bacterium genome carries:
- a CDS encoding ABC transporter permease, which translates into the protein MLRYFFIRLGQSLALMFGVLLLVFMMLRVTGDPAALMLPREASAAEIEAFRERMGFNRPIIVQFVDFLSKAVVGDFGESLHFRTPAMTLVTQRLPATVELAATGLLFAVLIGVPIGMIGGLKPGSAVDSLARLLALLGQSIPNFWLAMLMILFFGVRLRWFPTFGRGAWNSVIMPAFVLGLPVMGQIVRLTRSTVLEIRSEDFVRTAYSKGLEPPVIYLKHILRNASIPIISVIGVQFGYMLGGSIYIETIFAWPGMGQLLQLAIGWRDFPLVQAIAIFTSTVVIALNLLTDLVYAIIDPRIRYGL